The Camelina sativa cultivar DH55 chromosome 14, Cs, whole genome shotgun sequence genome includes a window with the following:
- the LOC104740306 gene encoding probable ubiquitin receptor RAD23a, with the protein MKLTVKTLKGSHFEIKVLPTDTIMAVKKNIEDSQSKDNYPCGQQLLIHNGKVLKDETTLVENKVTEEGFLVVMLSKSKTASSAGPSSAQPTSTATSTVSSTTTPAAPLTTQSIAVPAPNSTSAQEQPASQSDTYGQAASTLVSGSSVEQMVQQIMEMGGGSWDKETVTRALRAAYNNPERAVDYLYSGIPETVVVPATIPSGVGSDAEHAAPPASGGPNSSPLDLFPQEAVSDAVGGDLGTLEFLRGNDQFQQLRTMVNSNPQILQPMLQELGKQNPQLLRLIQENQTEFLQLLNEPYEGSDGDMDIFDQPEQEMPHAVNVTPAEQEAIQRLEAMGFDRALVIEAFLACDRNEELAANYLLEHSTDFED; encoded by the exons ATGAAGCTCACCGTTAAGACTCTCAAGGGTAGTCATTTCGAAATCAAGGTTCTGCCCACCGACACG ataatgGCAGTGAAGAAGAATATTGAAGATTCACAAAGCAAAGACAACTATCCTTGTGGACAGCAATTGCTAATTCACAATGGAAAAGTTTTGAAAGATGAAACTACTTTGGTGGAGAACAAGGTCACCGAAGAAGGTTTTCTTGTTGTCATGCTTAGCAAG AGTAAAACTGCAAGTTCTGCTGGTCCCTCTTCTGCTCAG CCTACTTCCACCGCTACATCTACCGTATCTTCAACAACAACG CCTGCAGCTCCATTGACAACCCAGTCAATAGCTGTGCCAGCTCCAAATTCTACTTCCGCTCAAGAACAACCAgc GTCTCAAAGTGACACTTATGGTCAAGCTGCTTCAACTTTAGTTAGTGGCAGTAGTGTTGAGCAAATGGTTCAACAAATAATGGAAATGGGAGGTGGGAGCTGGGACAAAGAAACAGTTACTCGTGCTCTTCGTGCAGCGTATAACAACCCTGAGAGAGCAGTGGATTATCTATATTCT GGAATTCCTGAAACAGTAGTCGTTCCAGCAACTATTCCTTCTGGAGTAGGATCTGATGCAGAACATGCTGCTCCTCCTGCTTCTGGAGGACCTAATTCATCTCCTTTGGATTTGTTTCCCCAG GAAGCAGTTTCTGATGCTGTAGGTGGAGATCTTGGAACGCTTGAATTCCTCAGAGGCAATGATCAg TTCCAACAATTACGCACCATGGTCAATTCCAACCCCCAGATTCTGCAG CCTATGCTTCAAGAGCTCGGAAAGCAGAACCCCCAACTTCTGAGGCTAATTCAAGAGAACCAAACCGAATTTCTTCAGTTACTAAATGAGCCCTACGAAGGATCTGACGG GGATATGGATATTTTCGATCAACCTGAGCAAGAAATGCCCCACGCAGTCAACGTTACCCCTGCAGAGCAAGAAGCGATTCAACGG CTCGAGGCAATGGGGTTTGATAGAGCATTAGTCATAGAAGCCTTCCTTGCGTGTGACCGTAACGAGGAATTGGCTGCAAACTATCTGCTAGAGCACTCAACAGATTTTGAAGACTGA
- the LOC104740305 gene encoding coiled-coil domain-containing protein 124, giving the protein MPKKMGVNSKAEVAKSRKNAAEAEQKDRQTREKEEQYWREAEGPKSKAAKKREEEAEKKAETAAKKAEARRLAEQEEQELEKALKKPDKKANRVTVPVPKVTEAELIRRREEDQVAQAKKAEDSKKKQTRMAGEDEYEKMVLVTNTNRDDSLIEAHTVDEALARITVSDNLPVDRHPEKRLKASFKAYEEAELPRLKEEKPGLTHTQYKDLIWKMWKKSPDNPLNQAAAAAAASE; this is encoded by the exons ATGCCGAAGAAGATGGGTGTGAACAGCAAGGCGGAGGTCGCCAAATCCCGGAAGAACGCCGCCGAGGCTGAGCAGAAGGATCGCCAGACTCGGGAGAAGGAGGAGCAATACTGGCGCGAGGCGGAGGGTCCTAAATCCAAGGCGGCGAAGAAGCGGGAGGAAGAGGCGGAGAAGAAAGCTGAGACCGCCGCTAAGAAAGCTGAGGCGAGGCGTCTCGCTGAGCAGGAGGAGCAAGAGCTGGAGAAGGCTCTTAAAAAGCCGGATAAGAAGGCGAATCGCGTCACTGTTCCGGTCCCTAAGGTCACAGAGGCTGAGCTCATCCGAAGGCGCGAGGAGGATCAGGTGGCGCAGGCCAAGAAAGCAGAAGACTCTAAGAAGAAACAGACTCGCATGGCTGGGGAAGATGAGTATGAGAAGATGGTACTGGTGACCAATACCAATCGCGATGATTCTCTCATCGAGGCCCATACCGTTGACGAGGCTCTCGCACGGATTACGGTGTCAGATAACCTCCCCGTTGATCGACATCCTGAAAAAAGGCTTAAGGCTTCCTTTAAG GCCTATGAAGAAGCTGAACTTCCAAGGCTGAAGGAGGAGAAACCAGGTCTTACTCACACTCAGTACAAGGACTTGATTTGGAAGATGTGGAAGAAATCACCAGATAATCCTCTTAACCAG gctgctgctgctgctgctgcttctgagTGA
- the LOC104740308 gene encoding probable protein phosphatase 2C 6 has product MGLCHSRIDKTTSRKETGTSSTAVTTAERQSSGRLRRPRDLHSGGQIDEIQQQFVGRLVGNGSSDIACLYTQQGKKGTNQDAMLVWENFCSRSDTVLCGVFDGHGPFGHMVSKRVRDMLPFTLSTQLTTTSGTEQSGSKNGLEFATCVDEEQLCDLQQSEKDEKLLPEMYLPLKRALLKTCQQMDKELKMHPTINCFCSGTTSVTVIKQGKDLVVGNIGDSRAVLATIDQDNALVAVQLTIDLKPDLPSESARIQKCRGRVFALQDEPEVARVWLPNSDSPGLAMARAFGDFCLKDYGLISVPDINYHRLTERDQFIILATDGVWDVLSNKQAVDIVTSAPSRNTAARALVDTAVRAWRLKYPTSKNDDCAVVCLFLEDSPAEASTEVSESVNHSHKESTESVTITVNKDADKKEETAVETDEIIPVLEIREDKTPESCRTESKKTTLAECISVKDDEEWSALDGLTRVNSLLSIPRFFSGELRSSSWRKWL; this is encoded by the exons ATGGGTCTGTGTCATTCGAGAATTGATAAGACCACAAGCAGGAAGGAAACGGGAACATCAAGCACTGCCGTTACTACGGCGGAGAGACAAAGCTCTGGGAGGCTGAGGAGGCCAAGGGATTTACATAGCGGCGGCCAAATCGATGAGATTCAACAACAATTCGTGGGTCGGCTTGTTGGCAATGGTTCAAGTGACATTGCTTGTCTTTACACACAACAAGGCAAAAAAGGAACTAACCAAGACGCCATGCTTGTCTGGGAG AATTTCTGTTCGAGAAGTGATACAGTGTTGTGTGGTGTATTCGATGGACATGGTCCGTTTGGTCATATGGTTTCAAAGAGAGTCCGAGATATGTTACCTTTCACATTATCAACTCAACTTACAACGACTTCAGGGACAGAACAAAGCGGCTCCAAGAATGGCCTCGAGTTTGCTACTTGTGTAGATGAAGAGCAATTGTGTGACTTACAGCAGAGTGAGAAGGACGAGAAGCTACTTCCCGAGATGTATCTCCCGCTGAAACGAGCGTTGCTGAAGACTTGTCAACAGATGGATAAAGAGTTAAAAATGCATCCAACCATCAATTGTTTCTGCAGCGGAACAACTTCTGTCACTGTGATCAAACAG GGTAAGGATCTGGTGGTGGGAAATATTGGTGACTCGAGAGCCGTTCTTGCCACTATAGACCAAGACAATGCTTTGGTCGCTGTTCAATTGACAATAGACTTAAAACCAGATTTACCAA GTGAATCAGCAAGAATCCAGAAATGTAGAGGTAGAGTCTTTGCTTTACAAGACGAGCCTGAGGTTGCGCGTGTGTGGTTACCAAACAGCGATTCACCTGGTTTAGCAATGGCTCGAGCTTTTGGGGACTTCTGTCTTAAAGATTACGGTCTAATCTCCGTTCCGGATATTAACTACCATCGACTCACTGAAAGAGATCAGTTCATTATTCTAGCCACAGATGGG GTATGGGATGTTTTGTCGAACAAACAAGCTGTTGATATAGTGACTTCAGCTCCTAGTCGAAACACCGCGGCTCGTGCTCTAGTCGACACAGCAGTTCGAGCATGGAGGCTGAAGTATCCTACTTCCAAGAATGATGACTGTGCTGTAGTATGCCTCTTTCTTGAAGATTCTCCAGCAGAAGCGTCAACTGAAGTTTCAGAGTCCGTTAATCATTCACACAAAGAGTCTACAGAGAGTGTCACCATCACAGTAAACAAAGATGCTGACAAGAAGGAAGAGACTGCAGTAGAAACAGATGAGATCATACCGGTTTTGGAGATAAGAGAAGATAAGACGCCTGAGAGTTGCAGGACTGAGTCCAAGAAGACAACACTCGCCGAGTGTATATCGGTTAAGGATGATGAAGAGTGGTCGGCGTTGGACGGATTGACGAGAGTCAATAGTCTTTTAAGCATTCCCAGGTTCTTCTCTGGCGAGCTAAGATCAAGTAGCTGGAGAAAATGGTTGTGA
- the LOC104740307 gene encoding syntaxin-51-like → MGSSSDSWMKAYNEALKLSEEINGMMSERSSSAETGPDAQRRASAIRRKITMFGTKLDSLQSLLAQVHGKPISEKEMNRRKDMVGNLRSKANQMANALNMSNFANRDSLLGPEIKPDDSMSRVTGMDNQGIVGYQRQVMREQDEGLEKLEETVMSTKHIAMAVGEELDLQTRLIDDLDYHVDVTDSRLQRVQKQLAVMNKNMKSGCSCMAMLLSVLGIVGLAVVIWLLVKYL, encoded by the exons ATGGGGTCTTCGTCGGATTCATGGATGAAAGCATACAACGAGGCTTTAAAACTTTCAGAGGAGATAAATGGAATGATGTCAGAAAGAAGTTCATCAGCTGAAACAGGGCCTGATGCTCAGCGTCGTGCTTCAGCTATACGAAGAAAGATCACCATGTTCGGAACCAAATTAGACAGTCTGCAGTCTCTTCTTGCTCAAGTTCATGGAAAACCTAT TTCGGAGAAAGAGATGAACCGGCGCAAGGATATGGTCGGGAATTTGAGGTCAAAAGCAAACCAGATGGCGAATGCTTTGAACATGTCAAACTTTGCCAATAGAGACAGCTTGCTTGGACCTGAAATTAAGCCTGATGATTCCATGAGCAGAGTGACTGGCATGGATAACCAAGGCATTGTTGGGTATCAACGACAAGTTATGAGAG AACAAGACGAAGGACTTGAGAAATTGGAGGAGACAGTCATGAGTACAAAACACATTGCTATGGCTGTTGGTGAAGAGCTTGACTTGCAGACTAGGCTTATT GATGACTTGGATTACCATGTGGATGTTACTGACTCTCGCTTACAG AGAGTGCAGAAGCAGCTTGCTGTCATGAATAAGAATATGAAAAGTGGTTGTTCTTGCATGGCAATGCTCTTGTCAGTGCTGGGGATCGTCGGTCTTGCTGTTGTAATATGGCTGTTGGTTAAGTATCTGTAA
- the LOC104740311 gene encoding F-box/kelch-repeat protein At1g16250 yields MEWVEQSIIPGLPDDLALRCIAKLSHGYHGVLECVSRGWRDLLRSVDYSCYKARNGWSGSWLFVLTERSKNQWVAYDPEADRWHPLPRTRAVQDGWHHSGFACVCVSNCLLVIGGCYAPSVSSFPHQKPVVTKDVMRFDPFKKEWKIVASMRTPRTHFACTAVSGKVYVAGGRNLTHSRGIPSAEVYDPVADRWEELPAMPRPQMDCSGLSYRGCFHVLSDQVGFAEQNSSEVLNPIDMTWSTVEDVWPFSRAMQFAVQVMKNDRVYTIVDWGESLIKTRDTDDGEWYDIGSVPSVVLPNHPRELEAFGYGFAALRDELYVIGGKVLKWEESGAGRFDIVRLPVVRVCNPLDRPLNWRETKPMCIPAGGSIVGCVSLEESFPP; encoded by the exons AT GGAGTGGGTAGAGCAGTCTATAATCCCAGGTTTACCAGATGATTTGGCTTTGAGATGTATAGCGAAGCTTTCTCATGGGTATCATGGAGTGCTCGAGTGTGTTTCCAGAGGCTGGAGAGATTTACTTCGTAGCGTTGATTATTCATGCTATAAAGCTAGAAATGGATGGTCAGGGAGCTGGTTGTTTGTGTTGACAGAACGTTCTAAGAACCAATGGGTTGCTTATGATCCTGAAGCTGATCGATGGCATCCTTTGCCTAGAACTAGAGCTGTTCAAGATGGCTGGCATCATTCTGGTTTTGCCTGTGTTTGTGTTTCCAATTGTCTTCTTGTGATTGGGGGTTGCTATGCTCCTTCTGTGTCATCTTTTCCTCATCAGAAGCCTGTTGTCACTAAAGATGTCATGCGGTTTGATCCGTTTAAGAAAGAATGGAAAATTGTTGCTAGTATGCGAACTCCACGGACTCACTTTGCTTGTACTGCTGTCTCTGGCAAGGTTTATGTTGCTGGAGGTCGCAATTTAACCCATTCCAGGGGAATTCCATCTGCTGAGGTTTATGATCCTGTGGCCGATAG ATGGGAGGAATTACCAGCAATGCCTAGACCACAGATGGACTGCTCCGGGTTATCGTACAGAGGGTGCTTTCATGTTCTGAGTGACCAGGTGGGATTTGCCGAGCAAAATTCATCTGAAGTTTTAAATCCAATAGACATGACTTGGTCCACTGTGGAGGATGTCTGGCCTTTCTCTAGAGCCATGCAGTTTGCTGTTCAGGTCATGAAAAATGATCGTGTGTACACAATTGTTGATTGGGGAGAAAGCTTGATTAAGACCAGGGATACAGATGATGGGGAATGGTATGATATTGGTTCAGTTCCTTCTGTTGTTCTTCCTAATCATCCGAGAGAGTTAGAGGCCTTTGGATATGGGTTTGCAGCTCTAAGGGATGAACTCTATGTTATAGGAGGCAAGGTCCTTAAATGGGAAGAATCAGGGGCAGGGAGATTTGACATTGTTAGATTGCCCGTTGTGAGGGTATGTAACCCTTTGGATAGGCCTCTGAATTGGAGAGAGACCAAACCAATGTGCATTCCTGCCGGTGGGTCCATCGTTGGTTGTGTATCCTTGGAAGAATCTTTTCCGCCTTAA
- the LOC104740309 gene encoding wall-associated receptor kinase-like 8, with protein sequence MGCDLKRFFIAMLLFRICEYAAASTFPLALRNCRDHCGDVKVPYPFGIGKGCYKNKWFKVVCKSSSSSDQQQILFLPGIQREVTSFNLGNFFSMSVYNRFYIQSPLIHTGCPSRDGDSSSSLNLTESPFYISENNKFTAVGCNNKAFLNPTGLQIVGCKTTCGNEIRSYQGANTSCVGYKCCQMNIPSHLQEFYATVEKMEPSKEGCQVAFLSQSTLSGYLFTPPELPEYRDYAIMELEWHLNLASMTSDGSLCQPKTFAEDNYECSCLTGYEGNPYIPHGCQDIDECSIPHQNNCGKNKCVNVRGSFRCEKTWPAILGGTLSSGLLLSVVGMWFLCNVIRKRKATKQKRKFFKRNGGLLLQQQTSFLQGSVNRTKLFSSNELEKATDKFNASRILGQGGQGTVYKGMLEDGMIVAVKKSKALEEENLEEFINEIILLSQINHRNVVKILGCCLETEVPVLVYEFIPNCNLFDHLHSPSEDFPMTWEVRLRISCEVSDALSYLHSAASVPIYHRDVKSTNILLDEKHRAKVSDFGISRSVPLDDTHLTTIVQGTIGYVDPEYLQSSHFTGKSDVYSFGVLLIELLTGEKPVSLLRRQEVRMLGAYFLEAMRNDRLHEILDARIKEDCDREEVLAVAKLARRCLSLNSQHRPTMRDVFIELDRIQSKRKDPQFKAQNGEEFAHIQIAVPDSMSLNYSSPNIVVENKSLSLDSKPLMPHKTQ encoded by the exons atgggtTGTGATTTGAAACGTTTCTTTATTGCTATGCTTCTGTTTCGAATCTGTGAATATGCAGCTGCTTCTACTTTCCCTCTTGCACTTCGTAATTGCAGAGACCATTGCGGAGATGTTAAAGTCCCCTACCCTTTTGGGATAGGCAAAGGTTGTTACAAGAACAAATGGTTCAAGGTTGTCTGCAaaagctcatcatcatcagaccAACAACAAATACTTTTCCTGCCAGGGATCCAACGGGAAGTTACTTCCTTCAACCTTGGAAACTTCTTCTCCATGTCGGTATACAACAGGTTTTACATTCAGAGTCCATTAATACATACGGGTTGTCCCAGCAGAGATGGTGATTCATCGTCGTCTTTGAATCTGACTGAGAGTCCATTCTACATATCAGAGAATAACAAGTTTACAGCTGTTGGATGCAACAACAAGGCGTTTCTAAATCCCACGGGTTTACAAATTGTGGGATGTAAGACGACATGTGGGAATGAGATACGGTCTTACCAAGGAGCTAACACGAGTTGTGTTGGTTACAAATGCTGTCAGATGAATATACCATCTCATCTTCAAGAGTTTTATGCAACCGTAGAGAAAATGGAACCAAGTAAAGAAGGATGTCAGGTTGCCTTCTTGTCACAATCCACCTTGTCAGGGTACTTGTTCACGCCTCCTGAATTACCGGAGTACCGTGATTACGCAATAATGGAGCTCGAGTGGCATCTTAATCTTGCCTCCATGACTTCTGATGGTTCGCTATGCCAGCCGAAAACATTTGCTGAAGACAATTATGAGTGTTCGTGTTTAACTGGCTACGAAGGAAATCCCTACATTCCTCATGGATGTCAAG aTATTGATGAATGCAGCATTCCACATCAAAATAACTGTGGAAAGAACAAGTGTGTGAATGTTCGTGGATCATTCAGATGTGAGAAAACTTGGCCAGCAATTTTGG GTGGAACTCTAAGTTCTGGACTGTTGCTTTCGGTCGTTGGAATGTGGTTTCTATGCAACGTTATTAGAAAGCGGAAAGCAACCAAGCAGAAGAGGAAGTTCTTCAAACGAAATGGAGGTCTTTTGTTACAACAACAAACATCCTTTCTTCAAGGCAGTGTCAATAGAACAAAACTGTTCAGCTCTAATGAACTGGAGAAGGCAACAGATAAATTCAATGCGAGCAGAATACTAGGGCAAGGCGGCCAAGGTACAGTTTACAAAGGAATGTTGGAAGATGGAATGATTGTCGCTGTCAAGAAGTCCAAAGCATTGGAAGAAGAGAATCTTGAGGAATTCATCAATGAGATCATCCTTTTGTCACAGATCAACCACCGAAATGTTGTCAAGATCTTAGGATGTTGTCTAGAGACAGAGGTGCCTGTGTTAGTGTATGAGTTCATCCCCAACTGCAACCTTTTTGATCATCTTCACAGTCCATCGGAGGATTTCCCAATGACTTGGGAAGTTCGACTCCGCATTTCCTGTGAAGTCTCAGATGCCCTCTCCTACCTGCATTCAGCCGCTTCTGTCCCAATCTATCACAGAGATGTCAAGTCAACAAATATCTTATTGGATGAAAAGCACCGTGCAAAAGTGTCAGATTTTGGAATTTCGAGATCTGTTCCTCTGGATGATACTCACTTGACAACAATAGTGCAAGGAACAATTGGATATGTAGACCCAGAGTACCTTCAGTCAAGCCACTTCACAGGGAAGAGTGACGTCTACAGCTTTGGGGTTTTGCTCATTGAGCTCTTGACCGGAGAAAAACCTGTCTCTCTTCTGAGGCGGCAAGAAGTCAGGATGTTGGGTGCTTACTTCCTCGAAGCCATGAGAAATGACAGACTTCATGAGATTCTCGATGCTCGCATCAAGGAGGATTGTGATCGAGAAGAGGTCCTTGCAGTAGCCAAACTTGCAAGAAGGTGTCTGAGTTTGAACTCACAACATCGCCCTACCATGAGAGATGTCTTTATTGAACTAGATAGGATTCAATCTAAGAGAAAAGACCCTCAGTTCAAAGCACAGAATGGTGAAGAGTTTGCACACATCCAGATTGCAGTACCCGACTCTATGTCACTTAATTACTCTTCTCCAAACATAGTTGTTGAAAACAAGTCATTATCACTGGACTCAAAGCCACTCATGCCTCACAAGACGCAGTGA
- the LOC109124743 gene encoding uncharacterized protein LOC109124743, whose product MDRNRPQHPFQQHPMEPGYVNNNDPVPQGFNPDQTGVTNANVRPPNTNASDVKPGLHYSIQTGEEFSLEFLRDRVISQRSAIPISAGDMSYNTTGYNGHAGSEFGSDVSRMSMVGNGMRQYERPNPTVHEFGNKLGHIHSAPEASLRQDRSLGNFHGYASSSASGSITAKVKVLYSFGGKILPRPGDSKLRYVGGETHIISIRKDISWQELRQKVLEIYYRTHVVKYQLPGEDLDALVSVSCDEDLQNMMEEYNEMETRGGSQKLRMFLFSVSDLDGALLGVNKNDVDSEFQYVVAVNDMDLGSRSNSTLNGMDSSSANNLAELDVRNTEGINGVGPSQLTGVDFQQSSIQYSDSAPPSSFSKYPQSIPHNAAFQFQQAVPPNATLQYAQSIPPSPSIQYPQSILPNSTLQYPQSISSGSYGIYPQYYGEREQFPMQHHDHNSSNYSIPMPFQGQPYPHPGITQQNAPVQVEEPNIKPETKACDYVEPEIRQIVANNRQNPPQADDTEVKNREASVTTTVPSQDAVHMLPPRRDTRQNNPVKPSTYRDAVITEQVPVSGEDDQLSTSSGTCGLNHTDSESNLIDLDYPEPLQPTRRVYRSERIPREQLEMLNRLSKSDDSLGSQFLMSHSQANTGQQEPAKEAAGKSHEDSHIVNDVEYISGKVGASNETLDKRNVSGGGIETEAHNLSHVDTEMSHDIPEKQTSSGVLIDINDRFPQDFLSEIFAKALSDDMPSDANPYQHDGAGVSLNVENHDPKNWSYFRNLAEEQFSDRDVAYIDRTPGFPSDMEDGGEIARLNHVAPLTRDGISTEPRVDPQLNVTESEEFDAMVENLRTSDCEHEDEKAETRNAGLPPVGPSLADYDTSGLQIIMNDDLEELKELGSGTFGTVYHGKWRGSDVAIKRIKKSCFAGRSSEQERLTGEFWGEAEILSKLHHPNVVAFYGVVKDGPGATLATVTEYMVDGSLRHVLLRKDRHLDRRKRLIIAMDAAFGMEYLHAKNIVHFDLKCDNLLVNLKDPSRPICKVGDFGLSKIKRNTLVSGGVRGTLPWMAPELLNGSSSKVSEKVDVFSFGIVLWEILTGEEPYANMHYGAIIGGIVNNTLRPTIPSYCDSDWRILMEECWAPNPTARPSFTEIAGRLRVMSTAATSNQSKPPAHKASK is encoded by the exons atGGATAGAAACAGACCACAGCATCCGTTCCAGCAACACCCCATGGAACCTGGTTATGTTAATAATAATGACCCTGTCCCTCAAGGATTTAACCCTGATCAGACGGGTGTCACCAATGCAAATGTCCGACCTCCCAATACGAATGCTTCTGATGTTAAGCCTGGGCTTCATTACTCCATTCAAACAGGAGAGGAGTTTTCTCTTGAGTTTCTGCGTGATCGGGTGATTTCTCAAAGGTCTGCGATTCCCATTTCTGCTGGAGATATGAGTTATAATACCACAGGTTATAACGGCCACGCAGGGTCTGAATTTGGTTCAGATGTTTCGAGGATGAGCATGGTAGGAAATGGCATGAGGCAGTATGAGAGACCAAACCCCACGGTTCACGAGTTTGGCAATAAACTTGGACATATCCATTCAGCACCAGAAGCTTCATTACGCCAAGATAGAAGTTTAGGAAATTTTCATggatatgcatcttcttctgccTCAGGTAGTATAACTGCAAAGGTTAAAGTCCTTTATAGCTTTGGTGGGAAGATACTTCCACGTCCTGGTGATTCAAAGCTTAGATATGTTGGAGGTGAAACACACATTATTTCCATAAGAAAGGACATATCTTGGCAGGAGCTCAGGCAAAAGGTTCTTGAAATCTACTACCGGACTCATGTTGTGAAGTATCAACTTCCTGGTGAAGATCTTGACGCCTTGGTGTCTGTATCATGTGACGAAGATCTACAGAATATGATGGAGGAGTATAATGAGATGGAAACCCGTGGGGGTTCGCAAAAGCTTAGAATGTTTCTCTTCTCTGTTAGTGATTTGGATGGTGCTCTTTTGGGGGTTAACAAAAATGATGTTGACTCTGAGTTCCAGTATGTTGTAGCTGTAAACGACATGGACCTTGGATCAAGAAGCAACTCAACCCTTAATGGCATGGACAGCTCTTCTGCAAACAATTTAGCTGAGCTGGATGTCAGGAACACTGAGGGAATCAATGGTGTTGGCCCTTCGCAGTTAACCGGGGTAGATTTCCAACAATCCTCTATACAGTATTCTGATTCTGCTCCACCTAGCTCTTTTAGTAAGTATCCTCAATCTATTCCACACAATGCTGCATTTCAATTTCAGCAAGCTGTTCCACCAAATGCTACTCTTCAGTATGCCCAGTCCATTCCACCAAGTCCGTCCATTCAGTACCCTCAATCTATTCTACCAAATTCAACTCTCCAGTATCCACAATCGATCTCCTCCGGCTCTTATGGAATATACCCACAATATTATGGAGAAAGAGAGCAATTTCCAATGCAGCATCATGATCACAATTCTTCAAATTACTCTATTCCCATGCCTTTCCAAGGGCAGCCATACCCTCACCCTGGCATTACACAGCAAAACGCACCAGTTCAGGTAGAGGAACCAAACATAAAACCAGAGACGAAAGCTTGTGATTATGTGGAGCCTGAAATTCGTCAAATTGTGGCAAATAATCGCCAGAATCCTCCTCAAGCGGATGATACTGAGGTTAAGAATAGGGAGGCATCAGTTACAACAACTGTACCTAGCCAGGATGCTGTACATATGTTGCCCCCAAGAAGAGACACACGGCAGAACAATCCTGTGAAGCCTTCCACCTACCGTGATGCTGTTATTACTGAGCAGGTTCCTGTATCCGGTGAAGATGATCAGCTTTCAACATCAAGTGGTACCTGTGGTCTTAATCATACCGACTCTGAGTCGAATCTAATTGATCTTGATTATCCAGAACCATTACAGCCCACCCGGAGGGTATATCGTTCGGAGAGGATACCTCGTGAACAGTTAGAAATGCTAAACCGCTTGTCAAAGTCTGATGACTCACTTGGTTCTCAGTTCTTAATGTCTCATTCACAAGCTAACACTGGACAGCAAGAACCAGCAAAAGAAGCAGCGGGTAAATCACATGAAGATTCCCATATTGTTAATGATGTGGAATATATCTCTGGAAAAGTAGGGGCATCAAATGAAACCTTGGACAAAAGAAACGTCAGTGGTGGAGGTATTGAGACTGAAGCTCATAACTTGAGCCATGTAGACACAGAAATGAGCCATGATATCCCTGAAAAGCAAACTTCTTCAGGTGTTCTTATTGATATCAATGACAGGTTCCCTCAGGACTTCCTTTCTGAAATATTCGCAAAGGCACTCTCTGATGATATGCCATCAGATGCCAACCCATATCAGCATGATGGAGCTGGTGTTAGCTTGAATGTAGAAAATCATGATCCTAAAAATTGGTCTTATTTTCGGAACCTTGCTGAGGAACAGTTTAGCGATAGGGATGTTGCTTATATTGACCGAACTCCTGGCTTTCCATCTGACATGGAAGATGGTGGAGAGATTGCCAGATTGAACCACGTTGCTCCGCTGACTAGAGATGGAATTTCAACAGAACCCCGTGTGGATCCTCAGCTGAATGTCACAGAGAGTGAGGAATTTGATGCTATGGTTGAGAATTTAAGGACGTCAGACTGTGAACATGAG GATGAAAAGGCAGAAACAAGAAACGCTGGACTTCCCCCAGTTGGCCCGTCTCTGGCAGATTACGACACGAGTGGCTTGCAG ATCATTATGAATGACGACCTTGAGGAGCTAAAGGAGCTTGGTTCTGGCACATTCGGTACAGTGTATCATGGGAAATGGAGAGGATCAGATGTTGCCATCAAAAGGATAAAGAAGAGTTGCTTCGCTGGCCGATCATCTGAGCAAGAAAGATTA ACTGGTGAATTCTGGGGAGAAGCTGAAATTCTTTCAAAGCTTCATCATCCGAATGTGGTTGCATTTTATGGTGTTGTAAAAGATGGACCTGGCGCAACATTGGCTACTGTAACAGAGTACATGGTTGATGGTTCTCTAAGACATGTTCTACTCAGGAAAGATAG ACACCTGGATCGCCGTAAGAGACTAATCATTGCCATGGATGCTGCCTTTGGAATGGAATATTTGCACGCCAAAAACATTGTTCACTTCGATTTGAAATGTGACAATTTACTTGTGAACCTCAAAGATCCTTCTCGCCCAATCTGCAAG GTTGGTGATTTCGGTTTGtcgaaaattaaaagaaatacattggtATCTGGTGGTGTACGTGGAACCCTACCATGGATGGCACCAGAGCTTCTCAATGGTAGCAGCAGCAAAGTTTCAGAGAag GTCGATGTCTTCTCTTTCGGTATAGTCTTGTGGGAGATTCTAACCGGAGAGGAACCATATGCTAATATGCACTACGGTGCTATAATAG GTGGGATAGTGAACAACACACTGAGGCCGACCATACCGAGCTACTGTGATTCGGACTGGCGAATATTAATGGAGGAGTGTTGGGCGCCTAACCCAACAGCACGGCCATCATTCACAGAGATAGCTGGTCGGTTACGTGTTATGTCAACTGCAGCTACTTCGAACCAATCCAAACCACCAGCTCACAAGGCTTCAAAGTGA